GCAGCTACAGAGACGCGAGGTCTCTTGATATGCATGTCACTGAACGGGAGCATTGGGCAGCGTACTGGCAGCTTCATACACCACGCTTCGATCATCGGCTGCTTACGCCAACAGAACGAGAACTGCGGGATCAAGCTGGGCTCCCCAAACCATATTCAAAAGGACCACCAAGGAAGTAATCTAGGTAGACACTTTTTTACATTGGTCTGTAGGGCTTTTGTGCCGAGTCTTGAGCCAAAACACTCGTCACAGTTACTATCTACCTATGGAAAATACATACTCTGGTACTGAGTAGGTACTAACCCAAAATTAGTGCCCAAGTACCTTATCTTCCATGAAGACAGTGACCACCTATGTGAGGCATTGCTCtatcccaccaccatacaCAAGCTTGTCGAGTATCTTAGACATAGCGGAAATACATTTGGTAATTGTGAGAGATAAGAGCCAAGGGTTTACTGCAGGGTGTGTGCTGTGTGAAGTGTGCTCAAGACTGAAGCTGGCTAAAAGGCTACGTACACTGGGGCACTATCTTAGGTGAAACACATCCACTTGACAGTCATAACTCGTGTACCCTGATGCGTAATTCTCCAAAGTCCAAGCTATTTTTGACCTAACCTCTAGAACACATCCAACTTAATTCCAGAACTGGAAACTGCAGCTGTTTACTCTGGAGGGAGCAAATTAACAGGAGCACAAGGAGGAGCGTGGGCTTGACAATAGATAAAGGTAGCTAACAATAGAAAGCGCAGATAGAAACTTTGCACACGAAGGCACAAATATATCTGACGAGGACCCTTGAAAACACAAAAGCCATTCAGCAATGATCGCTTTTTCGATTTCGATATTCCAACGGTAAATCTCACGTACAAGATGTCGTTTGACCGCTGTGAGTagtgttgaagaaggaatTTGGAGTAACACAATTTTCAGCGTCTAATATTTAATTCACTTGGAAACActggttgtggtgctggagaaGTGAATTGCTGCGAACGCTCGCCATGTATTCACTCCATCGGTTATCATCGTATTTATTGATTTTCTAAATCTCTGTTTTCCTGTTTTCCCGTAACATGTTTATAGGCCACTGCTCAACCTTCCTTACTGCCCTTGAGTTGCTGACAAGAAGTTCCAGATTCTCGCATTTCGAACTGGAGGTCAACCTCCCAACTGGAGTTCAACACTAAGTCCTCTTGGTGAAGACAACCAAGTACCTACCCAGTCAAACGTTGTCCCTATTCTTCGCCAAAAGAAATGGTAAGCAACATCATTGCCCTACGGAAGACTGAGCCTTCTAACCTTAGTACAAGTGTTTTAGCTCGATCACGTTTTCATTACCTTGTGCTAGGACTCGCTGTCACCGGCGGAGTCCTGTACATATGCTGCTCATTGGTCCGAAAAGATGGCCAGGGTCTGGGGGCTTACCTAAGACGTAGGCTTCGCAAATCAAGTGCGAGACCAAGTACAGCTGAACTGCCGTTGCATATAATGCGGTCTCAACCGCGTTTAATCGAAGAAATACTGAACctgcctccacctccaccggtATGGCAACAAAGGGGCACAGAAAAAAGAGTTAATTACGACTCGACTGTCACGCGGATATGACGTGTCGGGAAGTTCACTGCTCTGGCAAAATCAGTAGccccaaacagcaaccaccaccgagaaGGCGGCAACACGGGATTCAGGAGGGTAGATATGGCACAAAGTTTATCGAGAGTGATATCTACAGGAAAGGGGTAAAGATGATGTGGAAAGCTGTGGAACCTGGCGAGCTCAGATCTATGTCGTCGGGGTAGCGCTTTACGTTGGGCAGGTGAACATCAAGTCAATGGTGTATATATGACAAAAGAGAGAGGCAATTGTTCATGAATGCCGAGAGCGATCTGTGTGGCTATTGCTCGACATTTCACACCTACTGATGTGACCAATACTATCAGCCCTGAACTTACCCCTGAAGGATATCATCCGCAATCTTCTCCGCCAACATATCTACCACACGTTAGCCAACCGACCCCCAAGGCGAGCATCCAACGGGCGATAACTCACAAACAGTACTCTGCGGATGCCCCGGCGGCAATATCGGAAAAGAACTCGCATCCACAACCCTCAACCCACTCACCCCCCTAACCCTTGCCTTGGAatccaacaccgccatcggatccccatccctccccatcttACACGTACAAGCCGGATGCCACAGCGTCATCAAGCTATTCCTAATCGCTTCCAAAATCTCCCCATCACTCTGCACCCCCGGCCCAGGGTAGGCCTCCTCCCCGGCTACAATCGGCGCCAGCCCACTAGAGGTAAACGCCTGTCTCGCCCTCTTATACGCCGCAACTGCCAACTCTTGATCCGCCCGATCCGTCAACCAAGCAGGGTTGATAACAGGTAAATCAGCCGTACTAGCAGAAGTAATCGTCACATTCCCTCTTGACAGGGGAGTGTTTAGGACGTTGAGAATAGTAGCATATTGCCTCCCGTCTGAGGGCTGGACAAGCAAAAAGTTGCTAAAGTCACCTACGAAGCCAGCGCCGGAGATGTATTCTACCTCTGGCCAGTCAGGTGGGAACTGGGCGAGCTTTGCTTGGGTGGATGGTGAGAACTGGgtttggcggaggggaggggggatctTCTCCCAGGCTAAAAAGTCCGCGACGGGGTTGGTCAGTGTGCCGGATTGGTTCGTTGTGTACTGAACCAATTGCTCGGCGAGGTAGATTGGGTCTCGGGCTtctttggtgagggtgatgaggtcGACGGGGTAGGAGGGGCCGAAGGTGGGGTGGTCCCACATATTTTGGCCTACGCCTGGGAGGTTGGATaggatggggatgttgtGGGCTTGGAGTTGATCAGCGGGGCCGATACCTGACACCatgaggagttgaggggagTGGAAGGCGCCGGCGGAGATGATGACTTCTTTGCTTGCGGATAGGGTGTACGAAACCAGCCCTGTTTTTACACGGACACCGGTGGcctttttgttgctgttgaagaggatCTTTTCTGCGCGGGTGGCGGTGTAGACTTTGAGGTTGAACAGGTTGTTAACGAGAGCCGTCTTGAGGAAGGAAGACGCAGAGCTGGAACGGGTCTGGTCTACCGGccggatggtggaggtgcagTATTGAGCTCCCATGAGGCTGCCGCTGTTGAAGTCCGGTGTCTCGCCTATCCCGATGGTGGCAAAACCAGCCTTCAGCCAGGTGGAAAACGATTGCGCGTAATTGGCGAAGGAGACGTGAAgagggttgttgctggtggccgGGAACGCTGCGGCGTTGTACCCTGGTGTGGAGTTGGCGAAGCGTTTGTTcatgtttggtggtgtgaaCTGGACGCTCTTTTGGAAGTACGGTAGAGTGTTGGAAAAGGTGTAGCTTGAGTCGTTGACAGAGTCGGCCCACAACTGCATCGACTGGACTGTTGGACGCTGGTAGATCATGAAGTTCAGGGCTGATCTGTATCATAACAGTCAGTTATGTGACAGAAGAGAGCTGTCTTCCAGTAAGAAGGTTCTTACGATCCGCCCACACATTTTCCCCTGGCAAAATGAATGTCCCTAAAGTTTGTACCTGGCTGGTTTTTGGCAACAAAGTTCCAGTCCACAAGGGGATTGGAATTCAAGGGATCGCTGCCGATCAGCAGAACATCTAGCCCAGGGGTACTGCTGATGATTGGATTCGTCAGGTCATAGTAGCTGCCTTGAATGTGCGAAGTCAGGTCAGCAAGCCCAGCAACGGAAGGACAACAAATCTCACCTGCTTCAACAAGAGCAACTCTGGCACCGCTCTGGGCCAAACGCACAGCAAGTGTGGTACCCGCTGTGCCtgcgcccaccaccacatacTCATACTCCGTTGATGTCCCGAGCACAGGAGTTAAGCCGCCCAGTGAGTCAGGAATAAGATTCCTGAGTCGGTTAACAAAGTCTTCAAGAACATgatttggttgttgggattgGCGGGGTGGGATGCGAGCCGCTGAGGCGACCGCGGCTGTGAAGGACAGCCAGGAGAGAAGCATCGTGAAACAGAGGGTATCTTTCCCGTGTTGATAGGTAACCGCACTGTCTGACGATGACGGAACTGCAGACCGAAAGTCAAAGCAACCTCAACGACGTGGTTCAGACTCGACATGATCGTCAGGGGGATTAGCAGCTCCTTATACACTATCTATCGACCCGCGAACTCGGTAAGTCCGCTTCTAAATGCTTTTTCCTTGACACAAAGTGCCCCCACAACATCAGTGGTCCAGAGGAAATACCCGCGCTGGGTGAAAAGAGCTCAAGCTAGCTTCTATCTTCTCAAGATAACATATTCGCGATCGGTTGTGAAGATCAGAATGCACGACTGGAAAAAGAACTGTTGAAGCCGTCTCCGCTGCGGCAGAGAATGAGCTGAACAGTCAAGGGCTTTGAGCTATGGCACTTTTGGAAGTGATAGACGTCAGGCTGCTTCCATCTTTCGAAGTGGGAACTCGGAAGCCTTTCCGGCCAACACGAATCCACCTTCTTCCAAGTTTTTCGAGATCCTCCCGGATCAACATGTTCGCTAGCGAGCTGTCCCTTTCTTGCCGACTGAAGAATCGACACGGGACGTATTCGTATTTGTTGAACTACCTTAAATGGACTTCAGGAAATCCTGCCATGGACAAAACCGCAATACAATAGACAATGTAACCGGAGTAATCACATCGAGGGCTGCCATTATGTACGCTatcttccttctccccgGTCATAGCGTGGGCCAAGTCATGTAAGCTCCCGTAATTAATTGTGCTTCACTGGGGATGCCAACTTCCCGAGCTACACCCTATCATGGTTCCTTGGACCAGTCACTACTGGCGTATAATTCCTTGCTCTGCTGTACCACAAAAGTGGCGTCGTCCCGCGCCAATTTTTCCTCTCGCTTGGTTGGACCAACCAGAACCATCAGACAACCTACTCCGGTTCAGCTGAGATCTGATGATTGGCGATGTTGTGCATGATGGAACCCACCCACATCAAGTTTTCAGGGCAATGTCATCTCAACGTAGTACTGCAAATGCACTGTCACCGACGGTGTCTCCCAGCATGTTGCTGTCAACCAAGCCGCTGACGCACGAGGGTTGCAGTCTCTCGAAGCCTTACCATATCCGGCCTGGCGGTAACGAATGTCGGTTGCCAGACGCGGGACACGTGGAGTATCATATCATCAGATCATCCTCATTTTAGTCAAAGAGACAAAATACCTCCAACCAATTCAGCAGGGCTAGTCAGCTAGTGTACAGAAACTTCTGGTGTAGTACATCCTTGTTTCATCAGCCAGCCACTCTTGTGCATTATCTGGATCTCTGCAGAATCAGGCACCGTTTCCCCCCCACTTTGTTGATCAGACCATGCACCCCATGAAGAAATGATCGGCAGTTGACACTTTCACAAACGGTTAGTCCTCCCAATGCTAACCCCAACAGGTCCGCCACCAAGACAGCGGCCAGGCAATCAGGAACAGACGTCACATTCCATGACATGCATGAGTTCTTCAACACCCCGACGGTGATATCTCTGACACCAATCAGCGCGGCATGGCTCACCAGCTCAAAGCCTCTCACACACCAAGATTGCACGATCACAACCATGAAGATCCACAACACACAAAATCAAAATTAAACAAACGCTAAACAAACACTACCTACTCCCCAtccgccgccttggcctccCTAATCAGCACATCCGCCGCCTTCTCACTAACCATAAAAATAGCACTCTGAATAAAAATGCCCGGAATATCCGGAAAAACACtcgcatccaccaccctcaacccatccacccccctaaCCCTGAACTCCGAATCCAGCACCGCCATCGggttcccctcctccccaatgggacaagaacaagcagcGTGATGACCCCA
The sequence above is a segment of the Podospora pseudoanserina strain CBS 124.78 chromosome 5, whole genome shotgun sequence genome. Coding sequences within it:
- a CDS encoding hypothetical protein (COG:E; CAZy:AA3; EggNog:ENOG503NXH9) → MLLSWLSFTAAVASAARIPPRQSQQPNHVLEDFVNRLRNLIPDSLGGLTPVLGTSTEYEYVVVGAGTAGTTLAVRLAQSGARVALVEAGSYYDLTNPIISSTPGLDVLLIGSDPLNSNPLVDWNFVAKNQPGTNFRDIHFARGKCVGGSSALNFMIYQRPTVQSMQLWADSVNDSSYTFSNTLPYFQKSVQFTPPNMNKRFANSTPGYNAAAFPATSNNPLHVSFANYAQSFSTWLKAGFATIGIGETPDFNSGSLMGAQYCTSTIRPVDQTRSSSASSFLKTALVNNLFNLKVYTATRAEKILFNSNKKATGVRVKTGLVSYTLSASKEVIISAGAFHSPQLLMVSGIGPADQLQAHNIPILSNLPGVGQNMWDHPTFGPSYPVDLITLTKEARDPIYLAEQLVQYTTNQSGTLTNPVADFLAWEKIPPPLRQTQFSPSTQAKLAQFPPDWPEVEYISGAGFVGDFSNFLLVQPSDGRQYATILNVLNTPLSRGNVTITSASTADLPVINPAWLTDRADQELAVAAYKRARQAFTSSGLAPIVAGEEAYPGPGVQSDGEILEAIRNSLMTLWHPACTCKMGRDGDPMAVLDSKARVRGVSGLRVVDASSFPILPPGHPQSTVYMLAEKIADDILQG